A region from the Nostoc sp. HK-01 genome encodes:
- a CDS encoding competence/damage-inducible protein CinA → MSAEIICVGTELLLGDILNSNSQFLAQQLAKLGIPHYYQTVVGDNPERLKQVIEIAISRANILIFTGGLGPTPDDLTCETIADFFGAPLIERSEIIEDITQKFAQRGRVMSPTNRKQALIPQGAEVLPNSTGTAPGIIWQPRPDITIFTFPGVPSEMHRMWQETAVPFLQSQGWGKEIIYSRSLRFWGIGESALAEKVSSYFNLPNPTVAPYAGKGEVRLRISAKANSAAAAEELIAPVEKQLKEIAGLDCYGADNDTLASVVGELLRSQRETVSVAESCTGGGLGQMFTEIAGSSDYFWGGVISYDNSAKIRLLGVNPKDLDKFGAVSATVAEQMALGVKSRLETTWGLSITGIAGPGGGTEIKPVGLVYIGVAGPNDEVKSFEYRFGTIRERWFIRHLSACTALDLLRRRLLTR, encoded by the coding sequence ATGAGTGCAGAAATTATTTGTGTTGGTACTGAATTGCTGCTAGGAGATATCCTTAACAGTAATTCTCAATTTCTTGCCCAACAATTAGCGAAACTAGGGATTCCTCATTATTATCAAACAGTGGTCGGAGATAATCCCGAAAGATTAAAGCAAGTTATAGAAATTGCTATTTCTAGAGCGAATATTTTAATTTTTACTGGCGGTCTAGGCCCAACACCAGATGATCTAACTTGTGAAACCATCGCTGATTTTTTTGGCGCGCCTTTGATAGAACGCTCAGAAATTATCGAAGATATTACTCAGAAATTTGCTCAACGCGGCCGGGTCATGAGTCCCACCAACCGCAAGCAAGCTTTAATTCCCCAAGGCGCTGAAGTGTTACCTAATTCTACAGGTACAGCACCAGGAATTATTTGGCAACCCCGTCCTGATATTACTATTTTTACATTTCCCGGCGTTCCCAGCGAAATGCACCGGATGTGGCAAGAAACAGCAGTACCATTTCTGCAAAGCCAAGGCTGGGGTAAAGAAATTATTTATAGCCGGAGTTTAAGGTTTTGGGGGATTGGTGAATCTGCTTTAGCAGAAAAAGTCTCTTCTTATTTCAACTTACCCAACCCGACAGTTGCACCTTACGCGGGCAAAGGAGAGGTAAGACTACGAATTTCTGCCAAAGCAAATTCCGCAGCAGCCGCCGAGGAATTGATTGCACCAGTTGAGAAGCAACTCAAAGAAATTGCTGGGTTGGATTGTTATGGTGCTGATAATGATACTTTAGCTTCGGTAGTTGGTGAATTGTTGCGATCGCAAAGGGAAACAGTATCAGTGGCAGAATCTTGCACTGGCGGTGGATTGGGGCAAATGTTCACGGAAATTGCTGGTAGTTCTGATTATTTTTGGGGCGGAGTAATTTCTTATGACAACTCAGCAAAGATTCGACTATTAGGAGTGAACCCGAAAGATTTAGATAAATTTGGGGCTGTTAGCGCTACGGTTGCTGAACAAATGGCGCTTGGGGTGAAAAGCCGCCTGGAAACTACTTGGGGACTCAGTATCACTGGAATTGCTGGCCCTGGTGGGGGAACAGAGATAAAGCCTGTAGGTTTAGTTTATATCGGTGTCGCCGGGCCGAATGACGAAGTGAAAAGTTTTGAGTATCGCTTTGGCACAATTCGAGAACGCTGGTTTATTCGACATTTAAGCGCTTGTACAGCGCTGGATTTGCTGCGGCGGCGGTTGTTGACGAGGTAG
- a CDS encoding histidine kinase has product MYEWILPSLSEVLADSQSTMAECSPAKAERQWRMSLAATEHLLIDTLAINSPAAAPALVLAAPAPLFSQPALTQNLQTVTFTAKPFNPLALMPFQMPTTATVVEENSFQEAVLPLLPADPLVAEQFCLVFTDKFRLVLVLAERKNGNKIFSFSFEPEIVQQAWRAIGARVMLTNPDFCAELDALVQQYSPVTPDYRIAMQFSQLLLQEFPEPEVSKDWETATSIPHPQPSIPTSPHPIPDVELLQAFAHEVRTPLTTIRTMTRLLLKRRDLPAGVSDRLKIIDHECTEQIDRMELLFKAAELETCAATKAANTHLTPMSLNQVLQQSIPRWQQAATRRNLTLEVVVPQQLPTVVSNPTMLDRVLTGLMENFTRSLPAGSHIQVQVIPAGDQLKLQLSPQLQCQDTDAADTFVTPPIRKALGQLLMFQPETGTISLNLNATKHLFQAIGGKLIVRQRPQYGEVLTIFLPLEVSHQQNLELRKN; this is encoded by the coding sequence GTGTACGAATGGATCTTGCCAAGTCTGAGTGAAGTTTTAGCCGACAGTCAATCAACTATGGCTGAATGTTCACCAGCCAAGGCAGAGCGACAGTGGCGTATGAGTTTAGCAGCAACAGAACATTTATTAATCGACACATTAGCAATCAACTCTCCTGCTGCTGCACCAGCATTAGTATTAGCTGCACCAGCACCTTTATTTAGTCAACCAGCATTAACTCAAAACTTGCAGACGGTGACTTTTACAGCCAAGCCATTTAACCCCTTGGCTTTAATGCCGTTTCAAATGCCCACAACAGCGACGGTAGTTGAAGAAAATTCTTTCCAAGAAGCAGTCCTTCCCTTGCTACCGGCTGATCCTCTAGTAGCAGAGCAATTTTGCTTGGTATTTACAGATAAGTTCAGATTAGTCCTGGTTTTAGCAGAACGGAAGAATGGCAACAAAATATTTTCATTTTCCTTTGAACCAGAGATAGTTCAGCAAGCATGGCGAGCTATAGGAGCGCGGGTAATGCTGACTAATCCTGATTTTTGTGCGGAACTCGATGCTTTAGTTCAGCAGTATTCCCCAGTAACGCCAGATTATCGGATTGCTATGCAGTTTAGCCAGTTGTTACTTCAGGAATTTCCAGAACCAGAAGTCAGTAAAGACTGGGAAACGGCAACAAGTATACCTCATCCCCAACCCTCAATCCCTACTTCTCCACATCCAATCCCCGATGTAGAATTGCTCCAAGCCTTTGCTCATGAGGTTCGCACACCTTTAACGACTATTCGCACCATGACTCGCTTACTACTCAAGCGACGGGACTTACCTGCTGGTGTGAGCGATCGCTTAAAAATTATTGATCATGAGTGTACTGAGCAAATTGACCGGATGGAGTTGCTATTCAAAGCGGCAGAACTAGAAACTTGTGCTGCAACGAAAGCTGCTAATACTCATCTCACACCAATGTCTCTTAATCAAGTTCTGCAACAGAGCATTCCTCGTTGGCAACAAGCAGCAACTAGGCGTAACCTCACCCTAGAAGTCGTAGTACCGCAACAACTTCCCACAGTTGTCAGTAATCCGACAATGTTGGATCGGGTTCTCACAGGTTTGATGGAGAATTTTACCCGCAGCTTACCTGCTGGTAGCCATATTCAAGTGCAGGTAATCCCGGCTGGAGATCAACTCAAGCTACAGTTATCGCCGCAACTTCAGTGTCAAGACACAGATGCAGCAGATACATTTGTCACACCACCCATTCGTAAAGCTCTGGGTCAATTGTTAATGTTTCAACCAGAAACAGGAACGATTAGTTTGAATTTAAATGCAACTAAACACTTGTTCCAAGCAATTGGCGGTAAGCTAATTGTCCGCCAACGCCCTCAATATGGTGAGGTATTAACAATTTTCTTGCCTTTGGAAGTTAGCCATCAGCAAAATTTAGAACTTAGGAAAAATTAG
- a CDS encoding hexapeptide repeat-containing transferase, which yields MTNDQSFVDLRKYDQSWFDRGRPGWYVLLWWFVQAITFPLTPHPFNSLRCSLLRLFGACIGQGVLIRPTARFTYPWKITIGDYSWIGDDVVLYSLDEISIGEHCVISQKTYLCTGSHDIQDPTFRLKTAPITIHDGVWVTTDCFVGPGVEIGANAVIGARSTVFANMPPGQVCWGSPCKPQYARLKNSVNQSELTQKS from the coding sequence ATGACTAATGACCAATCCTTTGTAGACTTACGCAAATATGACCAATCCTGGTTTGACCGTGGTCGTCCAGGCTGGTATGTTTTGTTATGGTGGTTTGTCCAGGCGATCACTTTTCCCTTAACGCCCCATCCTTTTAATAGTCTGCGTTGTTCCTTACTCAGACTTTTCGGTGCGTGTATTGGTCAAGGTGTGTTAATTCGACCCACTGCTCGCTTCACTTATCCTTGGAAAATTACCATTGGTGACTACAGTTGGATTGGTGATGACGTAGTTCTATACAGTTTGGATGAAATTAGCATTGGTGAACATTGCGTGATTTCCCAAAAAACTTACTTGTGTACTGGTAGCCACGACATTCAAGACCCAACTTTTAGATTAAAAACAGCGCCAATTACTATTCATGATGGGGTATGGGTAACAACCGATTGCTTTGTTGGCCCCGGCGTTGAAATTGGTGCAAATGCTGTCATTGGCGCTCGCAGCACTGTGTTTGCCAATATGCCTCCTGGACAGGTTTGTTGGGGAAGCCCTTGTAAACCCCAGTATGCGAGATTGAAAAATTCAGTTAATCAGTCAGAACTTACGCAAAAAAGTTAA